In Actinomyces sp. zg-332, the following proteins share a genomic window:
- the nuoI gene encoding NADH-quinone oxidoreductase subunit NuoI: MTEKEKYGEEFFEHDKQGPIEEMLAPVAGFGVTFKSAFEPYVTEQYPFKKTPTEPRFHGKHQLNRHEDGLEKCVGCELCAMACPADAIYVEAGENTPEEQYSPGERYGKIWQVNYLRCIFCGMCIQACPTRALTMNNDFEIADDTRRKLIYDKEDLLVPLEKTMLNPPHPMAENSTERTYYKGQIRGVTANQIEWVKENRPEDESLKNFDSASSSDSNYPKQSDGLEEN, encoded by the coding sequence ATGACTGAAAAAGAAAAATACGGAGAAGAGTTCTTTGAACATGACAAGCAGGGACCTATTGAGGAAATGCTTGCCCCAGTTGCAGGGTTTGGAGTAACTTTCAAATCAGCATTTGAACCGTATGTTACTGAACAGTATCCGTTCAAGAAAACACCAACGGAACCTAGATTCCATGGTAAACATCAGCTTAACAGGCATGAAGATGGCTTGGAAAAGTGTGTTGGCTGTGAGTTGTGTGCAATGGCTTGCCCAGCAGACGCTATTTATGTTGAAGCTGGAGAAAATACACCTGAGGAACAGTATTCTCCAGGTGAACGATACGGCAAAATATGGCAGGTAAACTATTTGCGTTGCATATTTTGTGGTATGTGTATTCAAGCTTGTCCTACAAGAGCTTTAACTATGAATAACGATTTTGAGATAGCTGATGACACTAGACGAAAACTAATTTACGATAAAGAAGATTTGCTTGTTCCTTTGGAAAAAACAATGCTAAATCCACCTCATCCAATGGCAGAAAATAGTACTGAAAGAACTTACTATAAGGGTCAAATAAGAGGGGTAACGGCTAATCAAATCGAATGGGTTAAAGAAAATAGACCAGAAGATGAAAGTTTGAAAAACTTTGATTCTGCTAGTAGTTCTGACTCTAATTATCCAAAACAAAGTGATGGTTTGGAGGAAAACTGA
- the nuoK gene encoding NADH-quinone oxidoreductase subunit NuoK, which produces MIYTNYIILALLMFTIGAVTVIIRRSILISLLGIELMLNAANLMLVTFSRIHTDIEGQTFAFSIIIVAAAEVVIGLALIISIFKTKNTTSIDQISDLKY; this is translated from the coding sequence ATGATTTACACGAATTATATTATTCTTGCTCTCCTGATGTTTACTATAGGTGCAGTAACAGTAATTATTAGGCGAAGCATACTAATATCATTACTAGGAATAGAACTAATGTTAAATGCTGCAAACTTGATGTTGGTTACTTTTTCTAGAATACATACAGACATTGAAGGTCAAACTTTTGCTTTCTCAATAATTATTGTAGCTGCTGCTGAAGTAGTTATTGGTTTGGCTCTAATTATTTCAATATTCAAGACTAAAAATACAACTTCTATCGATCAAATAAGTGATTTGAAGTACTAG
- the nuoL gene encoding NADH-quinone oxidoreductase subunit L, which translates to MITTQILEKYSQATGLTNYIGLVILVPFISALLLLVLARRVDKYGHILACMASGISAIIGIGTLIHFMFLPTAERVQQITYFDWINVDKINLSFAFLVDPLSLIFLVLVTFVGFLIHVYSIAYMEHDRDRRRFFAYLNLFIAAMLILILADSYTLLFVGWEGVGLTSYLLIGFWNHDVNNAKAAKKAFVMNRVGDAGLLVAMMAILAFTGSLNYSEVFTSNMSMTQASIIGVFLLMGACGKSAQLPLQAWLGDAMAGPTPVSALIHAATMVTAGVYLVVRSAPIYVLTPTVTLVVAIVGAATLVFGAVVGCAKTDMKKVLAASTMSQIGYMMLAAGLGPVGYAFAIFHLFTHGFFKAQLFLGAGSVMHAMNDDVEIFNFGGLSKYMKITWVTFAIGWLAILGVPPLSGFWSKDKIIEAAFMSANHGETFAWIFGFVALVGAGVTAFYMSRLFFMIFHGKERFTYTQSHGVDNKNAHSPVTSDTAVDNAVEKGIHNATLTRTYSPHESNILMWLPMVILSVFSVFLGMVLSYNSLLVSWFEPVLGHAKHSEPVLPVPVITVLTLLSVIIGLGIAYITYVKSRVVAPANKLLAVVARNDFYQDEINNRLIVLPFMGITKLIGYADKGIDVLIDLLATGCVKIGEIISKTQNGYIRQYVAYIFVTFVVLFAVLLGIGI; encoded by the coding sequence ATGATTACAACACAAATACTAGAAAAATATTCACAAGCGACAGGTCTGACTAACTATATAGGTCTTGTAATATTAGTACCTTTTATATCAGCATTACTATTATTAGTATTAGCTAGGCGTGTAGACAAATATGGTCACATACTTGCTTGTATGGCGAGTGGAATATCAGCAATTATAGGTATTGGCACGCTAATTCACTTCATGTTTTTGCCAACAGCTGAACGTGTTCAACAAATCACATATTTTGACTGGATAAACGTAGACAAAATAAACTTAAGTTTTGCTTTTCTAGTAGATCCACTATCGTTGATTTTCTTAGTTCTAGTCACTTTTGTAGGTTTCTTAATACACGTTTACTCCATAGCTTATATGGAACATGATAGAGACAGACGTAGGTTTTTTGCATATTTGAATTTATTCATAGCTGCAATGCTTATTTTAATTCTAGCTGATTCATATACTTTGCTATTTGTTGGTTGGGAAGGCGTAGGTTTAACCTCATACTTGCTTATCGGTTTTTGGAATCATGACGTAAATAATGCTAAAGCTGCTAAAAAAGCTTTTGTTATGAACCGCGTAGGTGATGCTGGTCTGCTTGTAGCGATGATGGCAATACTAGCTTTCACAGGCTCACTAAACTACTCTGAAGTATTTACCAGCAACATGTCTATGACTCAAGCAAGCATAATCGGTGTATTTTTGCTAATGGGTGCTTGTGGTAAATCTGCACAACTACCTTTGCAGGCGTGGCTTGGCGATGCTATGGCAGGTCCAACTCCAGTTTCAGCACTGATACACGCGGCAACAATGGTTACAGCAGGTGTATACCTAGTTGTGCGTTCAGCTCCTATATATGTACTAACTCCTACAGTCACCTTAGTTGTAGCAATCGTGGGTGCAGCAACCCTAGTGTTCGGTGCTGTAGTTGGATGTGCTAAGACAGATATGAAGAAAGTTCTAGCCGCTTCTACGATGAGCCAAATTGGGTACATGATGTTAGCTGCAGGATTAGGGCCAGTCGGTTACGCATTTGCAATATTCCACCTATTTACACACGGTTTCTTTAAAGCCCAACTGTTCCTAGGTGCTGGTTCTGTAATGCACGCCATGAACGATGACGTTGAAATATTCAATTTTGGTGGGCTTAGCAAATATATGAAAATAACTTGGGTAACATTTGCGATAGGCTGGTTAGCAATTCTGGGAGTACCGCCTTTGAGTGGTTTCTGGTCAAAAGACAAAATAATCGAAGCTGCTTTTATGTCAGCTAATCACGGAGAAACTTTTGCTTGGATATTCGGATTTGTTGCTCTAGTGGGTGCTGGAGTTACAGCTTTCTATATGTCACGTTTGTTCTTTATGATTTTCCATGGCAAAGAAAGATTTACGTATACTCAAAGTCATGGTGTGGATAATAAGAACGCTCATAGTCCAGTTACTTCAGATACTGCTGTTGACAATGCTGTAGAAAAAGGTATTCACAATGCAACACTTACTAGGACTTACTCTCCACATGAAAGCAATATTTTGATGTGGCTACCAATGGTTATTTTGAGTGTGTTTAGCGTTTTCTTAGGAATGGTGCTGTCATATAACTCGTTGCTCGTAAGTTGGTTCGAACCAGTACTAGGCCATGCTAAACATTCAGAACCAGTCTTGCCAGTGCCGGTCATAACAGTATTAACATTGCTTAGTGTAATTATAGGTTTAGGTATAGCTTATATTACTTATGTAAAATCTAGAGTTGTAGCTCCTGCTAATAAACTGTTGGCTGTTGTTGCACGTAACGATTTTTATCAAGATGAAATTAATAATCGTTTAATTGTCTTGCCATTCATGGGTATTACAAAGCTTATAGGATATGCAGATAAAGGTATCGATGTGTTAATAGATTTACTAGCTACAGGCTGTGTAAAAATTGGTGAAATAATCTCAAAGACACAAAATGGTTACATTAGGCAATATGTAGCATATATTTTTGTTACATTCGTGGTCCTTTTTGCAGTACTACTTGGAATCGGAATATAG
- a CDS encoding NADH-quinone oxidoreductase subunit J — translation MLDFLMTETTLFWVCAVIMIACALGVCFAKKPVHAVVSMLGVMLGLAVLYIAQNATFLGITQIVVYTGAILMMFLFVIMLIGTHHKDKVVSNKGTNALKILGIISGIVFAFLFIFALYVSVNVTEKHEVQKNISTENPKLIAVSFFTKHYFTMHILAILLVAAAIGALLLVHSGRKHVGQSQIELAEQRMREFAEGKNTLSQKAMPGVYATSNACNMENISGDTGEVIEDSIFETYKLSGQIGKAPENKIEIIDGSTGEKQ, via the coding sequence ATGTTAGACTTTCTCATGACCGAGACCACCTTATTTTGGGTATGCGCCGTAATAATGATTGCTTGTGCTTTGGGTGTTTGTTTTGCTAAAAAACCAGTACACGCTGTTGTGTCTATGCTCGGAGTAATGCTCGGATTAGCGGTGCTATATATAGCTCAAAATGCTACTTTCCTCGGTATAACACAGATAGTTGTTTACACAGGTGCAATCTTGATGATGTTCCTATTTGTAATAATGTTAATAGGCACACATCATAAAGATAAAGTAGTATCAAATAAGGGAACTAATGCTTTGAAAATACTTGGAATAATTTCTGGGATAGTGTTTGCTTTCCTATTTATATTCGCATTATACGTGTCTGTAAACGTTACAGAAAAACACGAAGTGCAAAAAAATATATCTACAGAAAACCCAAAACTCATAGCAGTATCTTTCTTCACAAAACACTACTTTACTATGCATATTTTGGCGATACTATTAGTCGCTGCTGCTATAGGGGCATTATTGCTCGTCCATTCAGGTAGAAAGCATGTTGGGCAGTCTCAAATAGAACTAGCTGAACAAAGAATGCGTGAATTTGCTGAAGGCAAAAACACTCTTTCACAAAAAGCAATGCCAGGTGTATATGCCACTTCGAATGCTTGTAATATGGAAAATATATCAGGGGACACAGGTGAAGTAATTGAAGATTCAATTTTTGAAACTTACAAGCTTAGTGGACAAATTGGTAAAGCACCTGAAAATAAGATAGAAATTATTGACGGTAGTACAGGAGAAAAACAATGA
- the nuoH gene encoding NADH-quinone oxidoreductase subunit NuoH encodes MTNIPAILLPMADFSQETWWLTAIKATFIVGFLLTSVIMALWVERRGIGLLQTRPGPNVHGPFGLFQSIADALKLVMKEDFWLKGADKFIYVLSPFLVAFSAFMVYSVIPFGPNVEIFGHSTPLQLTDMNVAVLYILAITALGVYGIVLGGWSSTSTFPLLGSIRSCAQIISYELSMGLSLVTVFLVSKSMSTSEIVDAQTQVWWMFPLMPAFIIYFISMMGEVNRLPFDLPEAEGELLAGHMIEYSSMKFAWFFLAEYINMFNVSAVATTLFLGGWRAPFGLSYIADGYLNTGFWPILWFIGKVWFFIIMMVWIRATLLRFRYDQFMKFGWKVLIPASLVWLFIVMLSQASAVLWKVDIFTMLNGSIPLRITAYAVIGILALMIISPFISLLFAKNKKNQNKKHENSSDGDSKVKAYGEYASNGFEVDDDGYEIIPNLVQGFPVPALPGQKLEKSERQKRLEHNQVQQPTENGESND; translated from the coding sequence ATGACTAATATACCTGCAATACTGCTACCAATGGCTGATTTCTCTCAGGAAACATGGTGGTTGACTGCGATTAAAGCCACATTCATAGTCGGATTTTTGCTCACTTCTGTCATCATGGCTTTGTGGGTTGAACGTCGTGGAATAGGATTATTGCAAACCCGCCCAGGTCCTAACGTACATGGTCCTTTTGGGCTATTTCAATCAATTGCGGATGCATTGAAACTAGTCATGAAAGAAGATTTCTGGCTAAAAGGTGCAGATAAGTTCATTTATGTTCTTTCTCCTTTCCTTGTAGCTTTTTCAGCTTTCATGGTTTACAGCGTTATCCCATTTGGACCTAATGTTGAAATTTTCGGGCATTCTACACCTTTGCAGTTGACTGATATGAATGTGGCAGTCCTATATATATTGGCAATTACTGCTTTGGGAGTATACGGTATCGTACTTGGCGGTTGGTCCTCTACTTCGACTTTTCCTTTGCTAGGTTCTATACGATCTTGTGCTCAAATAATTTCTTACGAACTATCAATGGGGCTATCTCTAGTTACTGTATTTTTGGTTTCAAAGTCGATGTCAACAAGCGAGATTGTGGACGCACAAACACAAGTGTGGTGGATGTTCCCATTAATGCCAGCTTTCATAATATATTTCATATCAATGATGGGTGAAGTAAATAGGCTACCATTTGACTTACCTGAAGCAGAAGGTGAGCTTTTAGCTGGACACATGATTGAATACTCTTCCATGAAATTTGCTTGGTTTTTCCTAGCTGAGTATATAAATATGTTCAACGTTTCAGCAGTTGCTACTACCTTATTCTTAGGTGGATGGCGTGCTCCATTCGGGTTATCTTATATTGCTGATGGATACTTGAATACTGGTTTTTGGCCAATACTATGGTTTATTGGAAAAGTTTGGTTCTTCATAATCATGATGGTTTGGATAAGGGCTACATTATTGCGTTTCAGATATGACCAATTCATGAAATTTGGATGGAAAGTACTCATACCAGCATCTCTAGTGTGGTTATTTATCGTCATGCTTTCCCAAGCATCAGCAGTCTTATGGAAAGTAGATATATTTACTATGTTAAATGGATCAATACCGCTTAGAATTACGGCTTACGCAGTTATAGGTATTTTAGCTTTGATGATTATTTCGCCATTCATTTCTTTACTATTTGCTAAGAATAAAAAGAACCAGAACAAGAAGCATGAAAATTCAAGCGATGGCGATTCCAAAGTTAAAGCTTATGGTGAATATGCTTCTAATGGCTTTGAAGTTGACGACGATGGCTACGAAATAATACCTAATCTTGTACAAGGTTTCCCAGTTCCAGCTTTACCTGGACAAAAACTTGAAAAATCTGAGCGTCAAAAACGTTTGGAACACAATCAAGTGCAGCAGCCAACTGAAAATGGTGAGAGCAATGACTGA